The sequence TGGATGAAGCCCGGCATGATGCCGATCTTGCACTTCGCGCCCGGGGTGATGACGCCGGGGCAGTTCGGCCCGATGAGACGCACCGGCCGGCCGGCCAGCGCGCGCTTCACCTTGATCATGTCGTTGACCGGGATGCCCTCGGTGATGGCGATGATCAGGGCGATGCCCGCGTCGGCGGCCTCGAGGATCGAGTCGGCCGCGAACGGCGGCGGCACGTAGACGATCGAGGTGTTCGCGCCGGCCTGCTCCACCGACTCGCGCACGGTGTTGAAGACGGGGACCTTGCCCTCGAACTTCTCGCCGCCCTTGCCCGGGGTCACGCCGGCCACGATGTTCGTGCCGTACTCGAGCATCTGCTTCGCGTGGAAGCTGCCCGCGGAGCCGGTGATGCCCTGCACGACCAGCTTGGTGTTCTCGTTGACGAGGATGGACATGGCCTAGGCCTTCTTGCTGGCGGCGACGGCCTTCTCGGCGGCGTCGCGGAGGTTGTCGGCGGAGACGATGGGCAGGCCGCTGTCCTTGAGGATGCGCTTGCCCGCCTCGACGTTGGTGCCCTCGAGGCGAACCACGAGCGGGACGTGGAGCTTCACCTCTTTGGCAGCGGCGACGATGCCCTCGGCGATGACGTCGCACTTCATGATGCCGCCGAAGATGTTGACGAGGACGCCCTTCACCTTCGGGTCGGCCAGGATGAGCTTGAACGCCGCGGTGACCTTCTCCTTGGTCGCGCCGCCGCCCACGTCGAGGAAGTTCGCGGGGAACCCGCCGACGAGCTTGATGGTGTCCATCGTCGCCATGGCCAGGCCGGCGCCGTTCACCATGCAGCCGATGTTGCCGTCGAGCGTGATGTACGCGAGGTCGTACTCGTGCGCCTTGTTCTCGTTGGGATCCTCCTCGTCGGGATCCCGCATGGCCGCCACGTCCTTCTGGCGGTAGAGCGCGTTGTCGTCGAAGTTCAGCTTGGCATCGAGCGCCACCACGTCGCCGCTCTTGAGGAGCACCAGCGGGTTGATCTCCGCGAGGCTGGCGTCGGTCGCGACGTACGCGTTGTAGAGGCCCTTCGCGAACGCCACGAACTTGTTCACGCTCGGACCCGAGAGGCCCAGCGCGAACGCGAGCTCGCGCGACTGGAAGTCGGCGAGGCCGGTGACCGGGTCGATGGCCTTCTTGAAGATCTTCTCGGGGTGCTTGGAGGCGACCTCTTCGATCTCCACGCCGCCCTCGGAGCTGGCCATGATCGTGATGCGCGAGGTGTCGCGGTCCAGCGTCATGCCCAGGTAGAGCTCGCGGGCGATGTCGAGGCCCTCTTCGACGTAGATCAGCCGCACCTTCTGGCCCTCGGGGCCGGTCTGGTGGGTCTTGAGCATCATGCCGAACATCTTGCTGGCGAGCTCTTTGGCCTCGGCCGGGCTCTTGGCGAGCTTCACGCCGCCGCCCTTGCCGCGGCCACCGGCGTGGATCTGCGCCTTCACGACGGTGACCTTCGTGCCCAGCGTCGCGGCGGCCTTCTCGGCCTCTTCCGGCGTGTGAACGAGGATGCCGCGCGGCACGGCGACCCCGAACTTCCGGAAGATCTCCTTGCCCTGGTACTCGTGAATCTTCATGGCAGGCCCTTGTGCGGGCCGCGGGCGAGCACCGGGAGGCGGGCTTCCGCGGTCGCGCGAAGTGCTCGAGCGGCGCAAGCGTCGCGGGCACTCAAGCCCGCGCCTTATGTCAGCTTTCGACAGGTGCGGCAAGGGTAAGCAACAGGGCTGTCGACAGCGCTCGCCGTGCGTAGCTTCCGGGTCGGGGCAGGGACATGCACGACCAGTTGGAAGTAGGAATCCTCGACGAGCAGGCGCTCCTGCGCGAAGCCCTCGCCGACGCCCTCACCCGTCGCGGCTTGCCCTGCACCGTGGTCGCGGGCACGCCTGAAGCCTTCTTGCAGAAGCTGGCCACACACCCCGTGAACCTCGCGCTGGTCGATCCCGGGCTCGAGGTCGGGCTCACGGCGGCGCTGGATCTCCTTCGGCGGCTGCGCGACGAGCACGCCCAGATCCGAACCGTCGTGCTCACCCACCGCTGCGGACCCGATCAGGCCGATCTCTGCT is a genomic window of Deltaproteobacteria bacterium containing:
- the sucC gene encoding ADP-forming succinate--CoA ligase subunit beta, producing MKIHEYQGKEIFRKFGVAVPRGILVHTPEEAEKAAATLGTKVTVVKAQIHAGGRGKGGGVKLAKSPAEAKELASKMFGMMLKTHQTGPEGQKVRLIYVEEGLDIARELYLGMTLDRDTSRITIMASSEGGVEIEEVASKHPEKIFKKAIDPVTGLADFQSRELAFALGLSGPSVNKFVAFAKGLYNAYVATDASLAEINPLVLLKSGDVVALDAKLNFDDNALYRQKDVAAMRDPDEEDPNENKAHEYDLAYITLDGNIGCMVNGAGLAMATMDTIKLVGGFPANFLDVGGGATKEKVTAAFKLILADPKVKGVLVNIFGGIMKCDVIAEGIVAAAKEVKLHVPLVVRLEGTNVEAGKRILKDSGLPIVSADNLRDAAEKAVAASKKA